In one Bombyx mori chromosome 4, ASM3026992v2 genomic region, the following are encoded:
- the LOC101737536 gene encoding uncharacterized protein LOC101737536 isoform X1, which produces MEMRWSFLLALLLVGVAMASDEEDSIPDVGVEEDSDELALDQEETRNLRPRAYTPTAYNALPSGFRPTPSLAELAGYQQRPQQQEQQEYVVPTRQQQQVYIEEPRAPVRAVQRKPQEQRPLKYQQQQLQEVEEELEDEKEEPDRLSELLQQSKFNCVGKQTGYYADEELNCEVFHYCQDSVKHSWICPDGFTFHQVHLICMPPTHDNICQKSSKYHFVNEYLYRPVNQDEVDKKPNVSLKYSDRYYPAEVYRDDRYEQDEEEEEEEAPRRHPQPQPQLQQLRASPRPQPAQVFRSAEEVNIPLGQRRPQRPYDFDF; this is translated from the exons ATGGAAATGAG GTGGAGTTTTCTCTTAGCACTTTTGCTGGTCGGAGTGGCGATGGCTTCGGATGAAGAAGACAGTATACCTGACGTGGGAGTGGAGGAAGACAGCGATGAACTGGCTCTGGATCAGGAG GAAACAAGGAATCTTCGTCCGCGTGCTTACACGCCGACTGCATACAACGCTCTGCCCAGCGGCTTCCGTCCAACACCTTCCCTGGCTGAACTGGCTGGGTACCAACAACGGCCACAACAGCAGGAGCAGCAAGAATACGTCGTACCTACCAGGCAGCAACAGCAAGTTTACATCGAAGAGCCTCGAGCGCCCGTCAGAGCTGTCCAGAGAAAG CCTCAAGAGCAAAGACCATTGAAATACCAACAACAACAACTCCAAGAAGTCGAAGAAGAACTAGAAGACGAGAAGGAGGAGCCCGACCGTCTCTCTGAGCTGCTCCAACAGTCAAAGTTCAACTGCGTTGGCAAACAGACCGGCTACTACGCTGACGAGGAACTTAACTGCGAAGTGTTCCACTACTGCCAGGACAGCGTCAAGCACTCCTGGATCTGCCCGGACGGCTTCACATTCCACCAG GTGCACCTGATCTGCATGCCGCCGACGCACGACAACATCTGCCAGAAGTCGTCGAAGTACCACTTCGTGAACGAGTACCTGTACCGGCCGGTGAACCAGGACGAGGTGGACAAGAAGCCCAACGTGTCCCTCAAGTACTCGGACCGGTACTACCCGGCCGAGGTGTACAGGGACGACCGGTACGAGCAGGACGAGGAAGAGGAAGAG GAAGAAGCCCCTCGTCGCCACCCTCAGCCCCAGCCTCAGCTGCAGCAGCTCCGCGCGTCTCCGAGGCCTCAACCTGCCCAGGTGTTCAGGTCGGCGGAGGAGGTGAACATTCCTCTGGGCCAGAGACGTCCCCAGCGTCCATACGACTTCGACTTTTAG
- the LOC101737536 gene encoding uncharacterized protein LOC101737536 isoform X2: MASDEEDSIPDVGVEEDSDELALDQEETRNLRPRAYTPTAYNALPSGFRPTPSLAELAGYQQRPQQQEQQEYVVPTRQQQQVYIEEPRAPVRAVQRKPQEQRPLKYQQQQLQEVEEELEDEKEEPDRLSELLQQSKFNCVGKQTGYYADEELNCEVFHYCQDSVKHSWICPDGFTFHQVHLICMPPTHDNICQKSSKYHFVNEYLYRPVNQDEVDKKPNVSLKYSDRYYPAEVYRDDRYEQDEEEEEEEAPRRHPQPQPQLQQLRASPRPQPAQVFRSAEEVNIPLGQRRPQRPYDFDF; the protein is encoded by the exons ATGGCTTCGGATGAAGAAGACAGTATACCTGACGTGGGAGTGGAGGAAGACAGCGATGAACTGGCTCTGGATCAGGAG GAAACAAGGAATCTTCGTCCGCGTGCTTACACGCCGACTGCATACAACGCTCTGCCCAGCGGCTTCCGTCCAACACCTTCCCTGGCTGAACTGGCTGGGTACCAACAACGGCCACAACAGCAGGAGCAGCAAGAATACGTCGTACCTACCAGGCAGCAACAGCAAGTTTACATCGAAGAGCCTCGAGCGCCCGTCAGAGCTGTCCAGAGAAAG CCTCAAGAGCAAAGACCATTGAAATACCAACAACAACAACTCCAAGAAGTCGAAGAAGAACTAGAAGACGAGAAGGAGGAGCCCGACCGTCTCTCTGAGCTGCTCCAACAGTCAAAGTTCAACTGCGTTGGCAAACAGACCGGCTACTACGCTGACGAGGAACTTAACTGCGAAGTGTTCCACTACTGCCAGGACAGCGTCAAGCACTCCTGGATCTGCCCGGACGGCTTCACATTCCACCAG GTGCACCTGATCTGCATGCCGCCGACGCACGACAACATCTGCCAGAAGTCGTCGAAGTACCACTTCGTGAACGAGTACCTGTACCGGCCGGTGAACCAGGACGAGGTGGACAAGAAGCCCAACGTGTCCCTCAAGTACTCGGACCGGTACTACCCGGCCGAGGTGTACAGGGACGACCGGTACGAGCAGGACGAGGAAGAGGAAGAG GAAGAAGCCCCTCGTCGCCACCCTCAGCCCCAGCCTCAGCTGCAGCAGCTCCGCGCGTCTCCGAGGCCTCAACCTGCCCAGGTGTTCAGGTCGGCGGAGGAGGTGAACATTCCTCTGGGCCAGAGACGTCCCCAGCGTCCATACGACTTCGACTTTTAG